Proteins encoded by one window of Cyanobium sp. NS01:
- a CDS encoding alpha/beta fold hydrolase — protein MTPPSRHHQLGAWPLACGRVIPEARISYLQLGELNSARSNLILMPSAYGARVEDLAWLAGPVLDPEQWCIVIAGQFGNGGSSSPSHGAMGLAETGWVVHHSDNVAAQRRLLAEVFAVERPALIYGWSMGAQQAYQWAVQHPEQVERICCIAGTARTSPHNRLFCLSLRQALTADRHWNGSGFDAVPEQGLRTFALIYASWAASQPFFRTVNGSIEAHVEQQWLPHYRRHDPRDLIAMLDTWLAHDVAGGGDLTAALGRITARTAVVACSHDLYFPPADLAADACAIPGACLHTIHSELGHRAGNPHSSTAEQLQLRHITRELLRLPTPHLTSR, from the coding sequence GTGACGCCGCCGAGCCGGCATCACCAGCTGGGCGCCTGGCCCCTGGCCTGCGGCCGGGTGATCCCCGAGGCCCGGATCAGCTACCTGCAGCTGGGCGAGCTGAACAGCGCCCGCTCCAACCTGATCCTGATGCCCAGCGCCTATGGCGCCCGGGTGGAGGATCTGGCCTGGCTGGCGGGGCCGGTGCTCGACCCCGAGCAGTGGTGCATCGTGATCGCCGGCCAGTTCGGCAACGGCGGCTCCAGCAGTCCCAGCCACGGCGCCATGGGCCTGGCCGAAACGGGCTGGGTGGTGCATCACAGCGACAACGTGGCCGCCCAGCGCCGGCTGCTGGCCGAGGTGTTCGCCGTGGAGCGGCCGGCCCTGATCTACGGCTGGTCGATGGGGGCTCAACAGGCTTACCAATGGGCGGTGCAGCATCCCGAACAGGTGGAGCGGATCTGCTGCATCGCCGGGACGGCGCGCACTTCCCCCCACAATCGCCTCTTCTGCCTCAGCCTGCGGCAGGCCCTCACCGCAGACCGCCACTGGAATGGCAGCGGTTTTGATGCCGTGCCCGAGCAGGGGCTGCGCACCTTTGCCCTGATTTACGCCAGCTGGGCCGCCAGCCAGCCCTTCTTCCGCACGGTGAACGGCTCGATCGAGGCCCATGTGGAGCAGCAGTGGCTGCCTCACTACCGCCGCCATGACCCCCGCGACCTGATCGCCATGCTCGACACCTGGCTCGCCCATGACGTGGCCGGCGGCGGCGATCTGACCGCTGCCCTCGGCCGCATCACGGCCCGAACCGCCGTGGTGGCCTGCAGCCACGACCTCTACTTCCCCCCCGCCGACCTGGCCGCAGACGCATGCGCCATCCCCGGCGCCTGCCTGCACACGATCCACTCCGAACTCGGCCACCGCGCCGGCAATCCCCACAGCAGCACCGCGGAGCAGCTGCAGCTTCGCCACATCACCAGGGAGCTGCTGCGGCTCCCCACCCCCCATCTCACCAGCCGATGA
- a CDS encoding fatty acid desaturase produces the protein MASTSTGLIDRQALSELNSLRQGPAWLRLSTHLLLVVMAGWLWRQPDLALPWRATALLLSGIALATCFAPLHECCHRTAFRSRATNDAVAWLAGVLSFYNATFYRRYHQWHHRFTHQPGRDPELEDPAPTSWPGYLKELSGWTWWSGKLRGHARLLLGDLSALPYLNPEVIPQVRRSARLQALVYALVLTVSCVGANGFLFWSWLLPLAVGQPFLRFVLLAEHSGCSFSDDGTANTRTTLTLAPLRWLMWNMPFHAEHHLYPSLPFHALPQAHALIAPQLRHLDHGYLRVHRQLLADLPSLAIPAPGRA, from the coding sequence ATGGCATCCACGTCCACCGGTCTGATTGACCGCCAGGCCCTCAGTGAGCTCAACAGCCTGCGGCAGGGGCCCGCCTGGCTGAGGCTCAGCACCCACCTGCTCCTCGTGGTGATGGCGGGATGGCTCTGGCGCCAGCCCGATCTGGCCCTGCCCTGGCGGGCCACCGCTCTGCTGCTGAGCGGCATCGCCCTGGCCACCTGTTTTGCCCCCCTGCACGAGTGCTGCCACCGCACCGCCTTCCGCAGCCGGGCCACCAACGATGCCGTGGCCTGGCTGGCGGGGGTGCTGAGCTTCTACAACGCCACCTTCTACCGGCGCTACCACCAGTGGCACCATCGCTTCACCCACCAGCCCGGCCGCGACCCGGAACTCGAAGATCCGGCGCCCACCTCCTGGCCCGGCTACCTGAAGGAACTGAGCGGCTGGACCTGGTGGAGCGGCAAGCTGCGTGGCCATGCCCGTCTGCTATTGGGCGACCTCAGCGCCCTGCCCTACCTGAATCCTGAGGTGATCCCCCAGGTGCGTCGTTCAGCCCGGCTGCAGGCTCTCGTCTATGCCCTGGTGCTGACCGTCTCCTGCGTAGGCGCGAACGGCTTTCTGTTCTGGAGCTGGCTGCTGCCCCTGGCGGTGGGGCAACCCTTCCTGCGCTTCGTGCTGCTGGCCGAGCACAGCGGCTGCAGCTTCAGCGACGACGGCACCGCGAACACCCGCACCACCTTGACCCTGGCGCCGCTGCGCTGGCTGATGTGGAACATGCCGTTTCACGCCGAACACCACCTCTACCCCTCCCTGCCCTTTCACGCTCTGCCCCAGGCCCACGCCCTGATCGCCCCCCAGCTGCGCCACCTCGACCACGGCTACCTGCGGGTGCATCGCCAACTGCTGGCCGACCTACCCTCCCTGGCCATCCCCGCACCTGGGCGAGCGTGA
- a CDS encoding ABC transporter ATP-binding protein, with protein MQLVVDQVSKMFGLGRSASCVLEDISFNVNSGEFVALVGSSGCGKSTLMRLVAGLDRPSTGVVTVDGQPVRGPGSDRGMVFQKYSLYPWLTAAQNVAFGMELQGLSRPEIRERTGYFLEVVGLADAARRRPRELSGGMQQRVAIARALAAQPKILLLDEPFGALDLQIRESMQEFLHGLWQRTGLSALLITHDLEEALLLAQRVHIMAPRPGRIVRSVQVDLDHGNMAHLRVSPPFLALREELATCLRGMEPALA; from the coding sequence ATGCAGCTCGTTGTCGATCAGGTGTCCAAGATGTTCGGGCTGGGCCGCAGCGCCAGTTGTGTGCTCGAGGACATCAGCTTCAACGTCAACAGCGGTGAATTCGTGGCCCTGGTGGGCAGCTCAGGCTGCGGGAAATCCACCCTGATGCGCCTGGTGGCTGGCCTGGACCGCCCCAGCACAGGGGTGGTCACGGTGGACGGCCAGCCCGTGCGCGGCCCTGGTTCCGACCGCGGCATGGTGTTCCAGAAGTACAGCCTCTACCCCTGGCTCACGGCCGCCCAGAACGTGGCCTTCGGCATGGAACTGCAGGGCCTCAGCAGGCCCGAGATCCGCGAGCGCACGGGCTATTTCCTGGAGGTGGTGGGCCTGGCCGATGCGGCCCGGCGGCGGCCCCGGGAGCTCTCGGGGGGCATGCAGCAGCGCGTCGCCATCGCCCGCGCCCTGGCCGCCCAGCCCAAGATCCTGCTACTGGATGAGCCCTTCGGCGCCCTCGACCTGCAGATCCGGGAGTCGATGCAGGAGTTTCTGCACGGGCTGTGGCAACGCACGGGCCTCTCAGCGCTGCTGATCACCCACGACCTTGAGGAAGCGCTGCTGCTGGCCCAACGGGTCCACATCATGGCGCCGAGGCCGGGGCGGATCGTGCGCAGTGTCCAGGTGGATCTGGACCACGGCAACATGGCCCACCTACGAGTGTCGCCACCCTTCCTGGCCCTGCGGGAGGAGTTGGCCACCTGTCTGCGCGGGATGGAGCCTGCCCTGGCCTGA
- a CDS encoding ABC transporter permease has protein sequence MNRARLRRLALHPWVLGLVGILAVVAIWSAVTAAAVVDPLFLPSPSAVLAAGSSQAREGLLWADLLASVGRVFAGFGLSALVALPLGIAMGTSTLINRLLEPLMGLIRYMPAPAFIPLLIIYFGLGELPKILLIFIGTLFFNTLMIMDAVKFVPNELIETARTLGGRPSQVLLRVITPCIAPQVLDAYRINMAAAWNLVIVAELVAANEGLGKRISLAQRFLRTDQIFLGLIVIGLIGLLIDLGFRFTMRRACSWAN, from the coding sequence GTGAACCGGGCTCGTCTGCGGCGACTGGCCCTGCACCCCTGGGTGCTGGGGCTGGTGGGGATCCTGGCCGTGGTGGCCATCTGGAGCGCCGTGACAGCGGCTGCTGTGGTGGATCCCCTGTTTCTGCCCAGCCCCTCGGCCGTGCTGGCCGCCGGCAGCAGCCAGGCCCGGGAGGGGTTGCTCTGGGCCGACCTGCTGGCCAGTGTGGGGCGGGTGTTCGCCGGTTTCGGCCTCTCGGCGCTGGTCGCCCTGCCCCTGGGGATCGCCATGGGCACCAGCACCTTGATCAACCGGCTGCTGGAGCCGCTGATGGGCCTGATCCGCTACATGCCGGCTCCGGCCTTCATCCCGCTGTTGATCATCTACTTCGGGCTGGGTGAACTGCCCAAGATTCTGCTGATCTTCATCGGCACCCTCTTTTTCAACACCCTGATGATCATGGATGCGGTGAAGTTCGTTCCCAACGAGCTGATCGAAACAGCCCGCACCCTGGGGGGCCGCCCCTCCCAGGTGCTGCTGCGGGTGATCACCCCCTGCATCGCCCCCCAGGTGCTGGATGCCTACCGGATCAACATGGCGGCTGCCTGGAACCTGGTGATCGTGGCGGAACTCGTGGCCGCCAACGAAGGCCTGGGCAAACGCATCAGCCTGGCCCAGCGCTTTCTGCGCACCGATCAGATCTTTCTCGGCCTGATTGTGATCGGGCTGATCGGGCTGCTGATCGATCTGGGCTTCCGCTTCACGATGCGGCGAGCCTGCTCCTGGGCCAACTGA
- a CDS encoding ABC transporter substrate-binding protein, which produces MTTPNPPRRFRRSRTRLLATLLLLGLGAGALTACGGQGGGGSDAPVRIGYSAWPGWIPWKVTEEKGLFGLPVTLQWFDGYLDSINALNAGQLDCNSQTLGDTISSIAGGAELQVVLTNDNSTGNDQIIVAEGITSLADLKGKKVAAEEGTVDHYLLLLGLEQAGLSADDITFVPLETGAAAAAFVAGQVDAVGVFAPFTTQALKRAGSTTLFSSADFPGAISDHLVCRTEFVANNPEKVQKVVDAWFATLAEIKANPGPSLAILSARAGVSEAEYKEYDAGTTIFSLEDNLKALQPGTTMASLPFAAEQISTFLQDVGLATSPPDLDGLFAAQFVEAAKTP; this is translated from the coding sequence ATGACCACCCCCAACCCCCCGCGCCGCTTCCGCCGCTCCCGCACCCGGTTGCTGGCCACCCTGCTCCTGCTCGGCCTGGGCGCCGGTGCCCTCACCGCCTGCGGTGGCCAGGGCGGCGGCGGCTCCGATGCGCCGGTGCGGATCGGCTACAGCGCCTGGCCCGGCTGGATCCCCTGGAAAGTCACCGAGGAGAAGGGCCTGTTCGGGCTGCCGGTGACGCTGCAGTGGTTTGACGGCTACCTCGATTCGATCAACGCCCTCAACGCCGGCCAGCTCGACTGCAACAGCCAGACCCTCGGGGACACGATCAGCTCGATCGCCGGCGGCGCCGAACTGCAGGTGGTGCTCACCAACGACAACTCCACCGGCAACGACCAGATCATCGTGGCGGAAGGGATCACCAGCCTTGCCGATCTGAAGGGCAAGAAGGTGGCCGCCGAAGAGGGCACGGTGGATCACTACCTGCTGCTGCTGGGCCTGGAGCAGGCCGGCCTCAGCGCCGATGACATCACCTTCGTGCCACTGGAAACCGGCGCGGCGGCGGCCGCCTTCGTGGCCGGCCAGGTGGATGCGGTGGGCGTGTTTGCTCCCTTCACCACCCAGGCCCTGAAGCGCGCCGGCAGCACCACGTTGTTCTCCTCGGCCGACTTCCCCGGCGCCATCAGCGACCACCTGGTGTGCCGCACGGAGTTTGTGGCCAACAACCCTGAAAAGGTGCAGAAGGTGGTGGATGCCTGGTTCGCCACCCTGGCTGAAATCAAGGCCAACCCCGGGCCCTCCCTGGCCATCCTCAGTGCCCGGGCAGGCGTGAGTGAGGCGGAGTACAAGGAGTACGACGCCGGCACCACGATCTTCAGCCTGGAGGACAACCTCAAGGCGCTGCAACCGGGCACCACCATGGCCTCCCTGCCCTTCGCGGCGGAGCAGATCAGCACGTTCCTGCAGGACGTGGGGCTGGCCACCAGTCCTCCCGACCTGGATGGCCTGTTCGCGGCGCAGTTCGTGGAAGCGGCGAAGACCCCGTGA
- the hypB gene encoding hydrogenase nickel incorporation protein HypB: MHMPLEDTLGLNLLAANDHQAAHNREHFDTWQLLCLNVMSSPGAGKTSLLERSLAQLAGTYAMAVLEGDMTTQLDAERLQAVGVPVVPITTGRACHLDAAMVRGGLRLLGQRLDPAGLDLLWVENVGNLVCPAEFAIGEHRKVALLSVTEGEDKPLKYPVMFREADCVLITKTDLLPHLPVSVERIEAHIRQVNPRCAVIRVSATNGEGLDAWHAWLEQQRQQLAAARRADAAKAAGPASAQAAAPAMAEVPALVSP, translated from the coding sequence ATGCACATGCCCCTGGAAGACACCCTCGGCCTCAATCTGCTGGCCGCCAATGACCATCAGGCCGCCCACAACCGCGAGCACTTCGACACCTGGCAGCTGCTCTGCCTCAACGTGATGAGCAGCCCCGGCGCCGGCAAGACCTCCCTGCTGGAGCGCTCCCTGGCCCAGCTGGCCGGCACCTACGCCATGGCGGTGCTGGAGGGCGACATGACCACCCAGCTCGATGCCGAACGGCTGCAGGCCGTGGGGGTGCCGGTGGTGCCGATCACCACCGGCCGCGCCTGCCATCTGGATGCGGCGATGGTGCGTGGCGGCCTCCGGCTGCTGGGCCAGCGCCTCGATCCCGCCGGCCTTGATCTGCTCTGGGTGGAGAACGTGGGCAACCTGGTGTGCCCCGCCGAATTCGCCATCGGCGAGCACCGCAAGGTGGCCCTGCTCAGCGTCACCGAAGGGGAGGACAAGCCGCTCAAGTACCCGGTGATGTTCCGGGAGGCCGACTGCGTGCTGATCACCAAGACCGACCTGCTGCCCCACCTGCCGGTGTCGGTGGAGCGGATCGAAGCCCATATCCGCCAGGTGAACCCCCGCTGCGCCGTGATCCGGGTGTCGGCCACCAATGGAGAGGGCCTGGATGCCTGGCACGCCTGGCTGGAGCAGCAGCGGCAACAGCTGGCTGCGGCACGCAGGGCAGACGCTGCCAAGGCCGCTGGCCCTGCCTCGGCCCAGGCCGCTGCCCCGGCTATGGCCGAAGTGCCGGCGCTGGTGAGTCCATGA
- a CDS encoding hydrogenase maturation nickel metallochaperone HypA: MHEVDMTRCLLLSMEEWKRGHAPATPKVTTVHLLVGSFTCVEPEQLVTTWQVAVQSSWLAGARLVIESVPLLGRCVLCNGTYAPSAEQGYRSPCCKHPMEEIVQGRELKIRSIDYSLSGQSSSHLAPCR, translated from the coding sequence ATGCATGAAGTCGACATGACCCGCTGCCTGCTGCTCTCGATGGAGGAGTGGAAGCGGGGCCACGCCCCGGCCACACCGAAGGTGACCACCGTGCACCTGCTGGTGGGCAGCTTCACCTGCGTGGAGCCCGAGCAGCTGGTGACCACATGGCAGGTGGCCGTGCAGTCGAGCTGGCTGGCCGGGGCCCGGCTGGTAATCGAATCGGTGCCCCTGCTGGGCCGATGTGTGCTCTGCAACGGCACCTACGCGCCCAGTGCCGAGCAGGGCTACCGCTCCCCCTGCTGTAAGCACCCGATGGAGGAGATCGTGCAGGGCCGTGAGCTGAAGATCCGCTCGATTGATTACAGCCTCTCTGGCCAATCCTCGTCCCACCTCGCTCCCTGCCGCTGA
- the speB gene encoding agmatinase has product MTASPGPEGAFDRRTPAPPGRQGAEALEKEARLPLTGWQQEVDQGLRYGLEAAESIVDRRISTFSRGELPHYAGINTFMKAPYIEDVNRVGEFDVAILGVPHDSGTTYRPGTRFGPQGIRRISALYTPYNYEMGVDLRESIRLCDVGDIFTIPANNEKSFDQISKGVAHVFASGAFPIILGGDHSIGFPTVRGVCRHLGDKKVGIIHFDRHVDTQEIDLDERMHTCPWFHATNMANAPAENLVQLGIGGWQVPREGVKVCRERGTNVLTVTDICDMGLEAAAQYAIERATDGTDCVYISFDIDCIDAGFVPGTGWPEPGGLLPREALKLLELIVRNVPVCGLELVEVSPPYDISDMTSLMATRVICDTMAHLVVSGQLPRQQKPAWLHEACNMQVDQKWR; this is encoded by the coding sequence ATGACCGCATCGCCAGGCCCTGAAGGGGCCTTTGACCGCCGCACCCCGGCGCCGCCTGGCCGTCAGGGCGCTGAAGCCCTTGAGAAAGAAGCCCGCCTGCCGCTCACCGGCTGGCAGCAGGAGGTGGACCAGGGCCTGCGCTACGGGCTGGAGGCGGCTGAGAGCATCGTGGACCGGCGCATCTCCACCTTTTCGCGCGGCGAGCTGCCCCACTACGCGGGCATCAACACCTTCATGAAGGCGCCCTACATCGAAGATGTGAATCGCGTCGGCGAATTCGACGTGGCGATCCTGGGGGTACCCCACGATTCCGGCACCACCTACCGGCCCGGCACCCGCTTCGGCCCCCAGGGCATCCGCCGCATCTCGGCCCTCTACACGCCCTACAACTACGAGATGGGGGTCGACCTGCGCGAGTCGATCCGGCTCTGCGATGTGGGTGACATCTTCACGATTCCCGCCAACAACGAGAAGAGCTTCGATCAGATCTCCAAGGGCGTGGCGCACGTGTTCGCCAGCGGCGCCTTCCCGATCATCCTCGGCGGCGATCACTCGATCGGCTTTCCCACCGTGCGGGGGGTGTGCCGCCACCTGGGCGACAAGAAGGTGGGCATCATCCACTTCGATCGCCACGTCGACACCCAGGAGATCGACCTCGACGAACGCATGCACACCTGTCCGTGGTTCCACGCCACGAACATGGCCAACGCCCCGGCCGAAAACCTGGTGCAGCTGGGCATCGGCGGCTGGCAGGTGCCGCGCGAAGGGGTGAAGGTGTGCCGCGAGCGGGGCACCAACGTGCTCACCGTCACCGATATCTGCGACATGGGCCTGGAGGCGGCCGCCCAGTACGCGATCGAGCGCGCCACCGATGGCACCGACTGCGTCTACATCTCCTTCGACATCGACTGCATCGACGCCGGTTTCGTGCCCGGCACCGGCTGGCCAGAACCCGGCGGCCTGCTGCCCCGCGAAGCCCTCAAGCTGCTGGAGCTGATCGTGCGCAACGTGCCGGTCTGCGGCCTGGAGCTGGTGGAGGTGTCGCCCCCCTACGACATCAGCGACATGACCTCACTGATGGCCACCCGGGTGATCTGCGACACCATGGCCCACCTGGTGGTGAGCGGCCAGCTGCCGCGCCAACAGAAGCCGGCCTGGCTGCATGAGGCCTGCAACATGCAGGTCGATCAGAAGTGGAGGTGA
- the fumC gene encoding class II fumarate hydratase, with amino-acid sequence MSSDGHATRLESDSLGSLAVPAEHYWGAQTQRSIHFFPFGQAMPLAVVHAFGQLKAACAEVNAAEGKLTPHLADLIVAAAEQVARGELDAEFPLKVWQTGSGTQTNMNVNEVIANRAIEACGGVLGSKAPVHPNDHVNLSQSSNDTFPAALHVAVALQLERGLIPALQALQQELAQKAAAFSGIVKIGRTHLQDAVPLSLGQEFSGYAAQLQLGLESLTATLPQVRQLAIGATAVGTGLNAPAGFGEAVAARLSARLALPFTSAPNKFQALAGHEPLAALHGALTVLAGSLLKIANDIRWLASGPRCGLGELVLPENEPGSSIMPGKVNPTQCESLTMVAVQVMGNNTAVQMAASQGNFELNVFKPLIAHNVLESIALLQGSCTAFRQHCLEGLRADEARIATLLDQSLMLVTALTPVIGYDRASAIASHAHRQGLSLKEAALVLGELSGEDFDRWVQPNQMLGSAAQG; translated from the coding sequence ATGAGCAGCGATGGCCACGCCACGCGGCTGGAGAGCGACAGCCTCGGCAGCCTGGCCGTGCCGGCCGAGCACTACTGGGGCGCCCAGACCCAGCGCTCGATCCACTTCTTCCCCTTCGGGCAGGCCATGCCCCTGGCCGTGGTGCACGCCTTCGGCCAGCTCAAGGCCGCCTGCGCCGAGGTGAACGCCGCCGAGGGCAAGCTCACGCCTCACCTGGCCGACCTGATCGTGGCGGCGGCCGAGCAGGTGGCCCGGGGCGAGCTCGATGCTGAATTCCCCCTGAAGGTGTGGCAGACGGGCTCCGGCACCCAGACCAACATGAACGTCAACGAGGTGATCGCCAACCGGGCGATCGAAGCCTGTGGCGGGGTGCTGGGCAGCAAGGCACCGGTGCACCCCAACGACCATGTGAATCTCAGCCAGTCGAGCAACGACACCTTCCCGGCTGCCCTGCACGTGGCGGTGGCGCTGCAGCTGGAGCGGGGGCTGATCCCGGCGCTGCAGGCCCTGCAGCAGGAACTGGCTCAGAAGGCGGCAGCCTTCAGCGGCATCGTCAAGATCGGCCGCACCCACCTCCAGGATGCGGTGCCGCTCAGCCTCGGCCAGGAGTTCAGCGGCTATGCGGCCCAGTTGCAGCTTGGGCTTGAGAGCCTGACCGCCACCTTGCCCCAGGTGAGGCAACTGGCCATCGGCGCCACCGCCGTGGGCACGGGTCTCAACGCTCCGGCGGGCTTTGGTGAGGCCGTGGCCGCCCGGCTCTCGGCCCGGCTGGCGCTGCCGTTCACCAGTGCCCCCAACAAGTTCCAGGCGCTGGCGGGCCATGAGCCCCTGGCTGCCCTGCACGGAGCCCTCACCGTGCTGGCCGGATCCCTGCTGAAGATCGCCAACGACATCCGCTGGCTGGCCAGTGGACCCCGCTGCGGCCTTGGTGAGCTGGTGTTGCCTGAGAACGAACCGGGCAGCTCGATCATGCCTGGCAAGGTGAATCCCACCCAGTGCGAGAGCCTCACCATGGTGGCGGTGCAGGTGATGGGCAACAACACCGCCGTGCAGATGGCCGCCAGCCAGGGCAACTTCGAGCTGAACGTGTTCAAGCCCCTGATCGCCCACAACGTGCTGGAGAGCATCGCCCTGCTGCAGGGAAGCTGCACGGCCTTCCGCCAGCATTGTCTGGAGGGCCTCCGGGCCGATGAGGCCCGCATCGCCACCCTGCTCGACCAGAGCCTGATGCTGGTCACGGCCCTCACCCCCGTGATCGGCTACGACCGTGCCAGCGCCATTGCCAGCCACGCCCACCGGCAGGGCCTCAGCCTGAAGGAAGCGGCCCTGGTGCTGGGAGAGCTGAGCGGGGAAGACTTCGATCGCTGGGTGCAGCCCAATCAGATGCTGGGATCGGCAGCGCAGGGCTGA
- a CDS encoding thylakoid membrane photosystem I accumulation factor has protein sequence MQRTVTGRDGRPRAARPGAWHLSGERCSLLRTLLGPALSLVLALGLGLGLGGAPAQAALTTNSYDGNIYALYAGNGSLVPPRTSLAKTLEEHRPALVVYYLDDDSASKAFAPVVSELQRLWGTSIELIPLVTDPLQNRPTTGPSDPAYYWHGHTPQVVVLDGDGQVLLDEEGQVGLDRINPAVSQATGLELPDSFKSSGSMSFNELNTEVLSGR, from the coding sequence ATGCAACGCACAGTCACAGGCCGGGATGGCCGCCCGCGAGCGGCCCGGCCAGGCGCGTGGCACCTGAGCGGCGAGCGGTGCTCCCTGCTCAGGACACTGCTGGGCCCTGCCCTGAGCCTGGTTCTGGCCCTGGGGCTTGGTCTTGGCCTCGGCGGTGCTCCCGCCCAGGCGGCCCTCACCACCAACAGCTACGACGGCAACATCTACGCCCTCTACGCCGGCAACGGTTCCCTGGTGCCGCCGCGCACCAGCCTGGCCAAGACCCTGGAGGAGCACAGGCCGGCCCTGGTGGTCTATTACCTCGATGACGACAGCGCCAGCAAGGCCTTCGCGCCGGTGGTGTCTGAGCTGCAGCGGCTCTGGGGCACCAGCATCGAGCTGATCCCCCTGGTCACCGATCCCCTGCAGAACCGTCCCACCACGGGGCCCTCGGATCCGGCCTACTACTGGCACGGCCACACCCCCCAGGTGGTGGTGCTCGATGGCGACGGCCAGGTGCTGCTCGATGAGGAGGGGCAGGTGGGCCTGGATCGCATCAATCCAGCGGTGAGCCAGGCCACCGGCCTGGAGCTGCCCGACAGCTTCAAGAGCAGCGGCAGCATGAGCTTCAACGAGCTCAACACCGAGGTGCTGAGCGGGCGATGA
- a CDS encoding DUF3685 domain-containing protein, with protein sequence MTPQLLLFAEPLVAGGLIRLIQDHGDDLVVVTNPSELVGAPQLVIWRPAAATSAADLSRESLLLRERWRPAPLLLLLAAGHGIAASSLLQLGVHGLLEAPGSDELLEAIRTLRAGGRVLQLQAPTLPGDAANPASSNQAAGGAGSGWATGLGQRLLLDGLEQIDAASALCLRLLDPPPQAPLQRWILEGRVRELACARQLLLLIWGPVSLAWGLPEQQTPPPTSTTNPGRGTSLTLQQRNAAGIWQAVRLRLETAIGPGLDNRSGQLLAIEGLSPQRCRDLLLALLDQLESLRCQLADEPGAANTLLQRWLELQPQLREQALRSMASPYVQLPRLGTLEPVATALVQTSDLAASDPELPDAQAMLATLVLAQPLLVEGQLVAADELQALLHLERLVANWLMRTAELLAAEVLSCCGAWPELRRYLLRPELLSTRNLERLRNQLNAQQRWSEWFERPIAIYESRRQLLCVEAGRIATLHLVEPRDGELRRLGPLQQLVTLALESRDAVAPQLRQLIQGLGNLVVVLLTQVVGRAIGLIGRGILQGMGRRPSSP encoded by the coding sequence GTGACTCCGCAGCTACTGCTGTTCGCTGAACCCCTGGTGGCCGGCGGACTGATCCGCCTCATCCAGGACCATGGCGATGACCTGGTGGTGGTCACCAACCCCTCCGAACTTGTGGGGGCCCCCCAGCTGGTGATCTGGCGCCCCGCGGCTGCCACCAGCGCAGCCGACCTGAGCCGCGAGTCGCTGCTGCTGCGGGAGCGATGGCGGCCTGCGCCCCTGCTGCTGCTGCTGGCTGCGGGCCATGGCATCGCCGCCTCATCACTGCTGCAATTGGGGGTCCACGGGCTGCTGGAGGCCCCAGGCAGCGACGAGCTGCTGGAGGCGATCCGCACCCTGCGGGCCGGCGGCCGGGTGCTGCAGCTGCAGGCCCCCACGCTCCCGGGCGATGCCGCCAACCCCGCCAGCTCGAACCAGGCCGCCGGCGGCGCGGGCAGCGGCTGGGCCACGGGCCTGGGCCAGCGCCTCCTGCTCGACGGCCTCGAGCAGATCGATGCCGCCAGCGCCCTCTGCCTGCGGCTGCTCGATCCGCCTCCCCAGGCACCCCTGCAGCGCTGGATCCTGGAGGGAAGAGTGCGGGAACTGGCCTGTGCCCGCCAGCTGCTGCTGCTGATCTGGGGCCCGGTGAGCCTGGCCTGGGGCCTGCCGGAGCAGCAGACACCGCCCCCCACGTCCACCACCAACCCCGGCCGGGGCACGAGTCTCACCCTGCAGCAGCGCAACGCCGCCGGCATCTGGCAGGCCGTGCGCCTGCGGCTGGAGACGGCCATCGGCCCTGGCCTCGACAACCGCAGCGGTCAGCTGCTGGCCATCGAGGGGCTCAGTCCACAGCGCTGCCGCGACCTGCTCCTGGCCCTGCTGGACCAGCTCGAGAGTCTGCGCTGCCAGCTTGCCGACGAGCCTGGCGCGGCGAACACGCTGCTGCAGCGCTGGCTCGAACTGCAGCCCCAGCTGCGCGAGCAGGCCCTGCGCAGCATGGCCAGCCCCTACGTGCAGCTCCCCCGCCTGGGCACGCTCGAACCGGTGGCCACGGCCCTGGTGCAGACCAGTGATCTGGCGGCCAGCGACCCCGAGCTGCCGGACGCCCAGGCGATGCTGGCCACCCTGGTGCTGGCCCAGCCGCTGCTGGTGGAGGGCCAACTGGTGGCCGCCGATGAGCTCCAGGCCCTGTTGCACCTGGAACGCCTGGTGGCCAACTGGCTGATGCGCACCGCCGAACTGCTGGCGGCGGAGGTGCTCAGCTGCTGCGGCGCCTGGCCGGAGCTGCGCCGCTACCTGCTCAGGCCCGAGCTGCTCTCCACCCGCAACCTGGAACGGCTGCGCAACCAGCTCAATGCCCAGCAGCGCTGGAGCGAGTGGTTCGAGCGCCCGATCGCCATCTACGAAAGCCGCCGCCAGCTGCTCTGCGTGGAAGCCGGTCGCATCGCCACCCTCCACCTGGTGGAACCCCGCGACGGGGAGCTGCGCCGGCTCGGTCCCCTGCAGCAGCTGGTGACGCTGGCCCTGGAAAGCCGCGACGCCGTGGCCCCTCAGCTGCGCCAGCTGATCCAGGGGCTCGGCAACCTGGTGGTGGTGCTGCTCACCCAGGTGGTGGGCCGGGCGATCGGGCTGATCGGCAGGGGCATCCTGCAGGGGATGGGCCGGCGGCCCAGCAGCCCCTAG